The following are encoded in a window of Brevibacillus ruminantium genomic DNA:
- a CDS encoding Glu/Leu/Phe/Val family dehydrogenase: protein MAITQEVLQSAGENLNPYEIVQSQIETAAALLGLERGVVEILKKPKRVMYVSFPVKMDDGSVRVFEGYRSQHNDAIGPTKGGIRFHPDVTLDEVKALSMWMTFKCGVVSLPYGGGKGGVVCDPHDFSKAEVERISRGFMEAIAEIVGPEKDIPAPDVYTNPQIMGWMMDTYSRIKGAYSPGVITGKPLIIGGSKGRSEATARGCVYTIEEALKDAGKPLQNATVAIQGFGNAGRIAADLLSGLGCKIVAVSDSKGALYNPAGLDLAEVERLKDTSTILDYDARYRLQNPEELLELDVDILVPAALENVITRKNAHKIKARIIAEAANGPTTPDADKVLHQNGVLVIPDILANAGGVTVSYFEWVQNLMNYYWSEQEVNQKLRDVMTQSYQAVRSIANEYKTDLRTAAYMISLKRIAEAMRARGWV from the coding sequence ATGGCCATTACTCAGGAGGTTTTACAAAGCGCAGGAGAAAACCTGAACCCGTATGAAATTGTACAGTCGCAAATCGAAACAGCAGCCGCATTGCTCGGCTTGGAGCGCGGCGTTGTCGAGATCTTGAAAAAACCAAAACGTGTGATGTACGTTTCCTTCCCGGTAAAAATGGATGACGGCAGCGTACGCGTTTTTGAAGGATATCGTTCCCAGCATAATGATGCTATCGGACCGACAAAAGGCGGCATTCGCTTTCACCCGGATGTGACGCTGGATGAAGTCAAAGCCCTGTCCATGTGGATGACGTTCAAATGCGGCGTCGTCAGCCTGCCATACGGCGGAGGCAAGGGCGGTGTCGTGTGCGACCCCCATGACTTCAGCAAAGCCGAAGTCGAGAGAATCAGCCGCGGCTTCATGGAAGCGATCGCCGAAATCGTCGGCCCCGAAAAGGATATTCCGGCTCCGGACGTCTACACCAACCCGCAAATCATGGGCTGGATGATGGACACCTACAGCCGCATCAAAGGCGCTTACAGCCCTGGCGTCATTACCGGCAAACCATTGATTATCGGCGGCTCCAAAGGACGCAGCGAAGCGACTGCCCGCGGCTGTGTCTACACGATCGAGGAAGCGCTCAAAGACGCTGGCAAACCGCTGCAAAATGCCACCGTCGCCATTCAGGGCTTCGGCAATGCCGGGCGCATCGCTGCTGATCTGTTGTCTGGCCTTGGCTGCAAGATTGTAGCCGTCAGCGACTCCAAAGGGGCACTCTACAATCCCGCCGGACTGGATCTGGCTGAGGTAGAGCGTCTGAAAGACACCTCGACCATTCTCGATTACGATGCCCGCTATCGTCTGCAAAATCCGGAAGAGCTGCTGGAGCTGGATGTTGATATTCTGGTGCCGGCTGCTCTGGAAAACGTCATCACCCGGAAAAATGCTCATAAAATCAAAGCGCGCATCATCGCAGAGGCAGCGAATGGCCCGACGACACCAGATGCTGACAAGGTGCTGCATCAAAACGGCGTGCTCGTCATCCCGGATATTCTCGCCAACGCTGGCGGTGTAACCGTATCGTATTTTGAGTGGGTGCAAAACCTGATGAATTACTACTGGAGCGAACAAGAGGTCAATCAAAAATTGCGCGATGTCATGACGCAGTCCTATCAGGCAGTCCGCTCTATCGCAAACGAGTACAAAACAGATCTGCGCACCGCCGCTTACATGATCTCGCTGAAGCGCATTGCCGAAGCGATGAGGGCAAGAGGCTGGGTCTGA
- a CDS encoding DEAD/DEAH box helicase, giving the protein MATFYEFGLDHLVARALSDMGFEEATPIQEETIPTVLQGKDLIGQAQTGTGKTAAFGIPLVERVSDEPDLIQAVVLTPTRELAVQVAEELNKIGQYKKVTALPIYGGQDIQRQIRALKKHPQIIVATPGRFMDHMNRRTIRLHGVEMVVLDEADEMLNMGFVDDIKAILKEMPEERQTLLFSATMPRPIQEIARNFMKDPVTISIKAKELTVPNIQQHFMEVPEKQKFDVLCRLLDIHSPELAIIFGRTKRRVDELSEALNKRGYGAEGIHGDLNQAKRDSVLRKFKEGTIEVLVATDVAARGLDISGVTHVYNFDIPQDSESYVHRIGRTGRAGKTGLAITLVTPREIDHLRYIEKATNRRMERKPVPTMAEAIEGQQRLTVDRLMETAGSDTLNLYRSLAEQLLEETDSVTLVAAALKLLTKEPDTTPVRLTEESPLRVGKKKMMDFPRGRGPRSGAKRSGPGGGGGYARAGHSKGRAPQNNRNRRDRDRDRDRDRGNF; this is encoded by the coding sequence TTGGCAACATTTTATGAGTTTGGGCTCGATCATTTGGTGGCTCGGGCCCTGAGTGACATGGGCTTTGAAGAGGCCACTCCGATTCAAGAGGAAACGATTCCGACCGTCCTTCAGGGCAAGGATTTGATTGGACAGGCGCAGACCGGTACGGGAAAAACTGCGGCCTTCGGCATCCCGCTGGTGGAGCGGGTAAGTGATGAGCCGGATCTGATTCAGGCTGTCGTCCTGACGCCTACCCGGGAGCTTGCCGTCCAGGTAGCAGAAGAACTGAACAAGATCGGTCAGTACAAAAAAGTAACAGCGCTGCCTATCTACGGTGGTCAGGATATCCAGCGCCAGATTCGGGCTTTGAAAAAGCATCCGCAAATTATCGTAGCGACCCCAGGCCGGTTCATGGATCATATGAATCGCAGAACGATTCGACTGCACGGTGTGGAAATGGTTGTCCTGGATGAAGCCGATGAAATGCTGAATATGGGCTTCGTGGATGATATCAAAGCGATCCTGAAAGAGATGCCGGAGGAGCGCCAAACCCTGTTGTTCTCGGCTACCATGCCGCGTCCGATCCAGGAGATTGCCCGCAACTTTATGAAAGACCCGGTCACGATCTCGATCAAGGCGAAGGAGTTGACCGTTCCCAATATCCAGCAGCATTTCATGGAAGTTCCGGAGAAACAGAAGTTTGACGTATTGTGCCGTCTTCTCGACATTCATTCTCCCGAGCTGGCCATTATTTTCGGCAGAACCAAGCGTCGTGTCGACGAATTGTCTGAGGCCCTGAACAAACGAGGCTACGGAGCAGAAGGCATTCACGGCGATTTGAATCAGGCGAAGCGCGACAGCGTCCTGCGCAAGTTCAAAGAAGGTACCATCGAGGTGCTGGTAGCCACGGATGTAGCCGCTCGCGGTCTGGACATCAGCGGGGTTACACATGTCTACAACTTCGATATTCCGCAGGATTCGGAAAGCTATGTGCACCGGATCGGCCGTACCGGGCGTGCGGGAAAAACGGGATTAGCCATTACCCTTGTGACCCCGAGAGAAATTGACCATTTGCGTTATATTGAAAAGGCGACCAACCGCAGGATGGAGAGAAAGCCGGTTCCGACCATGGCTGAGGCGATTGAGGGCCAACAGCGTCTCACGGTAGACCGTTTGATGGAGACTGCTGGAAGCGATACCCTGAATCTGTACCGTTCGCTTGCCGAGCAGCTGCTGGAGGAGACGGATTCCGTAACATTGGTCGCAGCAGCCTTGAAGCTGCTGACCAAAGAACCAGATACCACGCCGGTTCGGTTGACCGAAGAGTCGCCGCTTCGCGTCGGCAAGAAGAAAATGATGGATTTTCCACGAGGCAGAGGTCCGCGCAGCGGTGCAAAACGGAGCGGTCCTGGTGGTGGCGGCGGCTACGCAAGAGCGGGTCATTCCAAAGGCAGAGCGCCGCAAAACAACAGAAACAGAAGAGACAGAGATCGCGACAGAGACCGAGACAGAGGGAATTTCTAG
- the cspD gene encoding cold-shock protein CspD produces the protein MIGKVKWFNAEKGFGFIEREDGDDVFVHFSAIQGSGFKSLEEGQSVEFDIVEGNRGPQAANVNKL, from the coding sequence GTGATCGGAAAAGTAAAATGGTTTAACGCAGAAAAGGGCTTTGGTTTCATTGAGCGTGAAGATGGTGACGACGTATTCGTACACTTCTCCGCGATCCAAGGATCTGGTTTCAAAAGCCTGGAAGAAGGACAAAGCGTAGAATTTGACATTGTGGAAGGCAACCGCGGACCACAAGCTGCAAATGTAAACAAACTGTAA
- a CDS encoding YxcD family protein produces MEKITVLEQDIINAVCMHVASKKQIKPEEVLVELMWDEEYGFSAEVEALGRQQILVEINLIEAIRYWLQTYMNRDPFAARLELVLDDDEGIIAYASYGS; encoded by the coding sequence ATGGAAAAGATAACGGTTCTGGAACAAGATATTATCAATGCCGTGTGCATGCATGTGGCCAGCAAAAAGCAAATCAAGCCCGAAGAGGTTCTGGTCGAACTGATGTGGGATGAGGAATACGGCTTTTCTGCCGAAGTAGAGGCACTGGGCCGGCAGCAGATATTGGTGGAAATCAATTTAATCGAAGCGATCCGCTATTGGCTGCAAACCTATATGAATCGCGATCCCTTTGCGGCTCGTCTGGAACTGGTGCTCGACGATGATGAAGGCATCATCGCCTATGCCAGCTACGGATCATAA
- a CDS encoding response regulator transcription factor — MSKYKVLVVDDEAEIRDAIEIYLKNENIKVFKAENGLEALEVLENEDLHLIILDIMMPKMDGIKTTFAIREEKNIPIIMLSAKSEDTDKILGLTVGADDYVTKPFNPMELVARVKSQLRRYTSLGTHAANDDEIHVRGLVLNTTNKTVFVDDEEVRLTPTEYKILELLMKNKGRVFSIEEIYELVWKEPYLNAENTVAVHVRRIREKIEINPKDPKYLKVVWGIGYKIEK, encoded by the coding sequence GTGTCTAAATACAAGGTGCTCGTCGTGGACGATGAAGCGGAAATCCGCGACGCCATTGAAATATACCTGAAGAATGAAAACATCAAGGTGTTTAAAGCCGAGAACGGCCTGGAAGCCTTGGAAGTGCTGGAAAATGAGGACCTGCATCTGATCATCCTCGATATCATGATGCCAAAAATGGACGGGATCAAAACGACCTTCGCCATACGCGAGGAAAAAAACATCCCTATCATCATGCTCTCAGCCAAGTCGGAGGACACAGACAAAATCCTTGGTCTCACCGTAGGGGCTGACGATTATGTGACCAAGCCCTTTAATCCGATGGAGCTGGTTGCCAGGGTCAAATCCCAACTGCGCCGATACACCAGTCTGGGCACCCATGCAGCCAATGATGATGAAATTCACGTCAGAGGGCTCGTGCTCAACACGACCAACAAGACTGTCTTCGTCGATGACGAAGAAGTACGCCTCACCCCGACGGAGTACAAAATCCTGGAGCTGCTGATGAAAAACAAAGGCCGGGTTTTCTCCATCGAAGAAATATACGAGCTGGTCTGGAAAGAACCCTATCTCAACGCCGAAAACACAGTGGCAGTCCATGTCAGACGGATACGGGAGAAGATCGAGATCAACCCGAAGGACCCGAAATATCTAAAGGTGGTATGGGGAATTGGTTACAAAATCGAAAAATAA
- a CDS encoding sensor histidine kinase — MVTKSKNKLILTLAALLFVCLPALSFLTSEDILQRTNYLQEDHYFSTDLFENELSQFVDILKNYYIEYRANYLQQSDEEKVGVEQYERLKQNYEEQVKTALEETTQQFSDQIKHAEAEGKPQEAAALEKERELQLQKIRQEHEQAFQSQIREIVSSGEQEFKNIQQSLALREGSFHYYIRNKKNGDVYANIKELPTAAELRSAYLYSVRFPNSTTSNRSTLTWINQDFVTNQLEGTIAVPKDVQGYSMIHSNAQYYSSIRLRLIKECVLLVMFVAATVALFFYLRRHAAELTFVDRTLALLRRIPIDVRMLVLAFAILCAYILASTVSFFQLPIRPEQFLILGLESCAAAYLILCILEVARMRQDSTIWTQQWKDSLFVKYRELLTDTFANRKILFKLVVSASFSLAFPFAAIILLYALGNHEGTLLLLSLGYCLFYVFFVLPYILRRISLMNKIFRGAEEMASGNLDHQIHATGKGNLFRLASNLNNMKQGLKQSLEGQMKSERMKSELITNVSHDLKTPLTSIVNYVNLLKSENLRPEDMSNYIEILDRKTQRLKVLIDDLFEASKMASGAVDLQLENVNVASLLNQALAEFSDKIEDSSLTFRVQVENQQMYAKLDGKKTWRVMENLIVNALKYSMPNTRVYISLHDEDSAVVMSIKNVSAYEIDFDAKELFERFKRGDKSRHTEGSGLGLAIAKSIVELQGGSLSIEIDGDYFKVNVVFPK, encoded by the coding sequence TTGGTTACAAAATCGAAAAATAAGCTGATTCTAACGCTGGCGGCTCTTCTCTTTGTCTGTCTGCCGGCCCTCTCGTTTCTCACTTCGGAAGACATCCTGCAGCGGACCAATTATCTGCAGGAAGATCACTACTTTTCCACGGACCTGTTTGAAAATGAACTGAGCCAGTTTGTGGATATTTTAAAAAATTATTATATCGAGTACCGGGCGAATTATCTGCAGCAATCCGACGAGGAAAAAGTCGGGGTCGAACAATATGAACGTTTGAAACAAAACTACGAAGAACAAGTAAAGACTGCGCTTGAAGAGACGACCCAGCAATTCTCCGACCAGATCAAGCATGCGGAAGCTGAGGGCAAGCCTCAGGAAGCAGCCGCCCTGGAAAAAGAACGCGAGCTGCAATTGCAAAAAATACGCCAGGAGCATGAACAAGCTTTTCAAAGCCAGATCAGGGAGATCGTCTCCTCCGGTGAACAGGAATTCAAAAATATCCAGCAAAGCCTGGCTCTGCGTGAAGGATCTTTTCATTACTATATCCGCAACAAAAAAAATGGCGATGTATACGCCAATATTAAAGAATTGCCGACCGCAGCAGAACTGAGATCAGCCTATCTCTACTCGGTCCGCTTTCCAAACAGTACCACCTCCAATCGCAGCACGCTGACATGGATTAACCAGGATTTTGTCACGAACCAGCTGGAAGGGACGATTGCCGTTCCCAAGGACGTACAGGGATACAGCATGATCCATTCCAACGCGCAGTATTATTCATCCATCCGCCTGCGTCTGATCAAAGAATGTGTCCTGCTGGTCATGTTTGTCGCTGCTACCGTCGCTCTGTTCTTCTACTTGCGCAGGCACGCAGCCGAGCTTACGTTTGTTGACCGGACATTGGCCCTGCTGCGGCGCATACCTATCGATGTCAGGATGCTTGTGCTCGCTTTTGCCATACTATGCGCCTACATCCTTGCCTCGACCGTCTCATTCTTCCAGCTGCCCATCCGGCCAGAGCAGTTTCTGATCCTGGGCCTGGAATCCTGTGCGGCAGCTTACTTGATCCTGTGCATATTGGAGGTGGCGAGGATGAGACAGGACAGCACAATCTGGACACAACAATGGAAAGACAGCCTGTTCGTCAAATACCGGGAGCTATTGACGGATACCTTTGCCAACCGCAAAATCCTGTTCAAGCTTGTTGTCTCTGCTTCTTTTTCCCTGGCGTTTCCGTTCGCAGCCATCATCCTCCTGTACGCCCTCGGCAATCACGAGGGAACACTGCTGCTTCTCTCACTGGGGTACTGCCTGTTCTATGTATTCTTTGTACTGCCCTACATCCTGCGCCGGATCAGTTTGATGAACAAAATCTTTCGCGGGGCCGAAGAGATGGCTTCGGGCAATCTCGACCATCAGATCCATGCGACCGGCAAAGGAAATCTGTTCCGTCTGGCGAGTAACCTGAACAATATGAAGCAGGGCTTGAAGCAATCACTGGAGGGTCAGATGAAAAGCGAGCGGATGAAATCGGAGCTGATCACCAACGTCTCCCATGATTTAAAAACACCGCTCACCTCCATCGTCAACTACGTCAATCTGCTCAAGAGTGAAAACCTGAGGCCCGAGGACATGAGCAACTATATCGAGATTCTCGACAGGAAAACCCAGCGTCTGAAGGTCCTGATCGACGATCTGTTTGAAGCCTCGAAAATGGCCAGCGGCGCCGTTGATCTCCAGCTGGAGAATGTCAATGTTGCCTCGCTTCTCAACCAGGCGCTGGCAGAGTTTAGCGACAAGATCGAGGACTCCTCTCTCACCTTCCGCGTACAGGTTGAGAATCAACAGATGTACGCCAAGCTGGATGGGAAGAAAACCTGGCGCGTGATGGAAAACCTGATTGTCAATGCCTTGAAATACTCCATGCCAAATACCCGCGTCTACATCAGCTTGCACGATGAAGATAGCGCGGTCGTCATGAGCATAAAAAACGTCTCCGCCTACGAGATTGACTTTGACGCCAAGGAACTCTTCGAGCGCTTCAAACGGGGAGACAAATCACGCCATACCGAAGGCTCCGGCCTTGGACTCGCGATAGCCAAAAGCATCGTCGAATTGCAAGGGGGAAGCCTCTCCATCGAGATCGACGGCGACTACTTCAAGGTTAATGTGGTCTTTCCCAAATGA
- a CDS encoding glycine betaine ABC transporter substrate-binding protein yields MLMAGCSGASQPTDKSTENQNASGSDGAGSGQGGVGAQVDYKIIGIDPGAGLMKATEKAIQEYDLKDWELVEGSGAAMTAALTQAYKDKKPIIITGWTPHWKFSKFDLKYLKDPKGVYGADEQIHTIVRKGLKEEHPSAYAFLDNFHWTTADMESVMLAITDGKKPEEAAADWVSANEETVNKWVEGIQPEEGKKISLAYVAWDSEIASTNVVKTVLEQKLKYKVELSQVEAGPMWAGVANGDVDGMVAAWLPTTHADYYERLGKDLEDLGPNLEGTKIGLVVPAYMDIDSIEDLKK; encoded by the coding sequence ATGCTGATGGCGGGATGTTCGGGAGCGTCGCAGCCGACAGACAAGTCGACAGAAAACCAGAATGCTTCCGGCTCAGATGGCGCGGGCAGCGGCCAAGGCGGCGTCGGTGCGCAGGTCGATTATAAAATTATCGGGATTGACCCCGGTGCAGGTCTGATGAAAGCAACCGAGAAAGCGATTCAGGAATACGATCTGAAGGATTGGGAACTGGTCGAAGGCTCCGGTGCAGCCATGACCGCTGCGCTGACGCAAGCCTACAAGGACAAAAAGCCAATTATCATTACAGGCTGGACACCGCACTGGAAGTTCTCCAAGTTTGACCTGAAGTACTTGAAGGACCCCAAGGGCGTGTACGGAGCGGATGAACAGATTCACACGATTGTCCGCAAAGGATTGAAGGAAGAACATCCGAGCGCGTATGCGTTCCTCGACAATTTCCACTGGACGACGGCTGACATGGAATCCGTCATGCTGGCCATCACGGACGGGAAAAAGCCGGAAGAAGCCGCTGCGGATTGGGTAAGCGCCAACGAAGAAACCGTCAACAAATGGGTGGAAGGTATTCAGCCTGAAGAAGGCAAAAAAATCTCTTTGGCGTACGTGGCTTGGGATTCGGAAATCGCCAGCACCAACGTCGTGAAGACGGTGCTGGAACAGAAGCTGAAGTACAAAGTGGAGCTGAGCCAGGTAGAAGCCGGTCCGATGTGGGCGGGAGTAGCGAATGGTGACGTGGACGGCATGGTAGCGGCGTGGTTGCCGACGACACATGCGGATTACTACGAGAGACTGGGCAAAGACCTGGAGGATTTGGGTCCCAATCTGGAGGGCACCAAGATCGGGCTGGTCGTTCCCGCCTATATGGATATCGACTCGATTGAGGATTTGAAGAAGTAA
- a CDS encoding ABC transporter permease produces MGELFPKVPLDRWIEYIVDFLDDHLGIVFDFISAVIGGLVDLFSLLFSGLPSWLLILALVLLAYRAGKWPIALFSLIGLILIENLGYWAHAMDTLALVMTAGFISIIVGIPVGIWCARSDNVRNVVTPILDFMQTMPAFVYLIPAIFFFGLGKVPGVIASVIFAMPPTIRLTNLGIRQVPAELIEASDAFGSTSWQKLIKVQMPLAKPTVMAGINQSIMLALSMVVIASMIGAKGLGADVYRAVTQIKIGAGFEAGLAIVIMAILLDRITQSMGKKKNA; encoded by the coding sequence ATGGGAGAGCTTTTTCCAAAAGTGCCGTTGGACCGCTGGATCGAGTATATCGTCGATTTTCTCGATGATCATCTGGGAATCGTGTTTGATTTCATCTCGGCGGTGATCGGCGGCTTGGTAGATTTGTTTAGCTTGCTCTTTTCCGGTCTGCCTTCATGGCTGCTGATCCTGGCTTTGGTGCTGCTCGCGTATCGTGCCGGAAAATGGCCGATTGCTCTGTTTTCATTGATTGGACTGATTCTGATTGAAAATCTGGGGTACTGGGCGCACGCCATGGATACACTGGCTCTGGTCATGACGGCTGGCTTTATCTCGATTATTGTGGGAATTCCCGTAGGGATTTGGTGTGCACGGTCAGACAATGTGCGAAATGTGGTCACACCCATCCTCGACTTTATGCAAACGATGCCCGCCTTTGTCTATTTGATTCCGGCCATCTTCTTTTTTGGACTGGGCAAAGTGCCAGGGGTTATTGCTTCCGTGATTTTCGCGATGCCGCCGACGATTCGACTGACCAATCTCGGGATCAGACAGGTGCCCGCCGAGCTGATCGAGGCATCCGACGCTTTCGGTTCCACCTCGTGGCAGAAGCTGATCAAGGTGCAGATGCCGCTTGCAAAGCCTACGGTGATGGCGGGCATCAACCAGAGCATCATGCTCGCGCTTTCCATGGTCGTGATCGCGTCCATGATTGGTGCCAAGGGTCTGGGGGCGGACGTCTATCGTGCCGTGACGCAGATCAAGATCGGCGCAGGTTTTGAAGCCGGACTGGCAATCGTGATCATGGCCATTTTATTGGATAGAATCACCCAAAGCATGGGGAAAAAGAAAAACGCCTAG
- a CDS encoding quaternary amine ABC transporter ATP-binding protein, producing MPKIRVEKLTKVFGRQPQRALPLLQKGKSKQEILQETGLTVGVNQASFDVEAGEIFVIMGLSGSGKSTLVRLLNRLIEPTEGKVLIDHADIVQMNEKQLQEVRRKKLGMVFQKFALFPHRTVLENVEFGLEVQNIEKTQRESKAREALALVGLGGWEQSYPDQLSGGMQQRVGLARALANDPDVLLMDEAFSALDPLIRKDMQDELIELQATMQKTIIFITHDLDEALKIGDRIALMKDGTIVQIGTPEEILTNPANEYVEKFVEDVDRSKVIAAEHVMKRAQTITLDKGPRVALQLMRESGVSTLYVVDRKKTLLGVVTADAVNRAQLESLPLESVMRREIPTVNPKTLLGDLFDLVAFSDVPIAVTGDQDRLLGVVVKGAVLGGLAGKVNLSVERGLSPDPAAMPANGASASANTPSPTRVNIGVNKETKTTDRAADGAMDSLGDERQVN from the coding sequence ATGCCAAAAATAAGAGTTGAAAAGCTGACGAAGGTTTTTGGACGTCAGCCGCAGCGGGCCCTTCCGCTTTTGCAAAAGGGAAAATCCAAGCAGGAAATCCTCCAGGAAACAGGACTGACGGTCGGCGTAAATCAGGCCAGTTTTGATGTGGAGGCAGGTGAGATTTTTGTCATCATGGGCCTTTCGGGAAGCGGCAAGTCTACGCTGGTACGGCTCCTGAACCGCTTGATTGAGCCAACCGAGGGAAAAGTTCTGATTGACCATGCGGACATCGTGCAGATGAATGAGAAGCAACTGCAAGAGGTGAGACGAAAAAAGCTGGGTATGGTCTTTCAAAAGTTTGCCCTGTTTCCTCACCGGACGGTGCTGGAAAATGTCGAGTTCGGGTTGGAAGTACAGAATATTGAAAAAACACAACGGGAATCCAAAGCACGAGAAGCGCTGGCGCTCGTCGGACTGGGCGGCTGGGAGCAAAGCTATCCGGACCAGCTTAGCGGCGGCATGCAGCAGCGGGTGGGACTGGCCCGGGCGTTGGCCAATGATCCCGATGTCTTGCTGATGGACGAAGCCTTCAGCGCACTCGACCCGTTGATTCGCAAGGACATGCAGGATGAGTTGATCGAGCTGCAAGCGACGATGCAAAAAACCATCATTTTTATTACGCATGACCTGGATGAGGCTTTGAAGATCGGGGACCGGATCGCCCTCATGAAGGACGGGACCATCGTCCAGATTGGCACGCCGGAAGAGATTTTGACCAATCCGGCAAATGAATATGTGGAAAAGTTTGTGGAAGATGTGGATCGTTCCAAGGTGATTGCCGCAGAGCATGTGATGAAGCGGGCGCAAACCATCACGTTAGACAAGGGACCGCGTGTAGCCTTGCAGTTGATGAGGGAAAGCGGCGTTTCCACCCTCTATGTGGTAGACCGTAAAAAGACGCTGCTCGGCGTGGTTACTGCTGATGCTGTGAACAGAGCACAGCTGGAATCGCTCCCCTTGGAGAGTGTGATGCGCAGGGAGATCCCTACGGTAAATCCAAAAACGCTGCTCGGCGATCTGTTTGATCTGGTCGCCTTCTCTGATGTGCCGATCGCCGTTACCGGTGACCAGGATCGTTTACTCGGAGTTGTGGTCAAAGGGGCGGTATTGGGCGGTCTGGCAGGCAAAGTGAATCTCTCGGTGGAAAGAGGCCTCTCTCCTGACCCAGCCGCAATGCCGGCAAACGGTGCGTCTGCGAGCGCAAACACTCCCTCACCGACTCGAGTGAACATCGGTGTGAACAAGGAAACGAAAACCACGGACCGCGCAGCGGACGGGGCTATGGACTCCTTGGGAGACGAAAGGCAGGTGAACTAG
- a CDS encoding GbsR/MarR family transcriptional regulator, with translation MEDKHEEKLLKAQDRVIETLAKNMDLYGITMSTGLLYGTMLFQDKAMTLDEMGEALEMSKTSMSTGVRTLMDLQMVDKIWKKGTRKDHYEVNLDWHQTFIDFFSLKWRAASEQNVHAMKKSRQELLALLQSEELPEDVKARVELSITRIENGIAYYEWLSRFIDTLESHEIFELVPKDPVEK, from the coding sequence ATGGAAGACAAACATGAAGAAAAACTGTTAAAAGCCCAGGATCGGGTCATTGAGACACTCGCCAAAAACATGGATCTATACGGAATTACGATGTCTACCGGTCTTTTGTATGGCACAATGCTGTTTCAGGACAAAGCCATGACATTGGACGAAATGGGCGAAGCGCTGGAGATGAGCAAGACGAGTATGAGTACCGGTGTACGCACCCTGATGGACTTGCAAATGGTCGACAAGATATGGAAAAAAGGGACCAGGAAGGATCACTACGAGGTCAATCTGGATTGGCACCAGACCTTTATTGATTTCTTTTCCCTGAAGTGGAGAGCGGCTTCCGAACAGAATGTACACGCCATGAAAAAGTCCCGTCAGGAGCTACTCGCACTGCTTCAAAGCGAAGAGCTGCCGGAGGATGTAAAAGCACGTGTGGAGCTGAGCATCACCCGTATCGAAAATGGCATCGCGTATTACGAATGGCTCTCCCGCTTTATCGACACGCTGGAATCGCATGAAATCTTTGAACTTGTTCCGAAGGACCCTGTGGAAAAATAG